The proteins below come from a single Hemibagrus wyckioides isolate EC202008001 linkage group LG22, SWU_Hwy_1.0, whole genome shotgun sequence genomic window:
- the dnajb5 gene encoding dnaJ homolog subfamily B member 5 — protein MGKDYYKILGIQSGANEEEIKKAYRKMALKFHPDKNKDPNAEEKFKEIAEAYEVLSDPKKKAIYDQYGEDGFKSGGAGSSTGPGTTYHYTFHGDPHATFASFFGGSNPFDIFFGSGRHWNANNGGADHDMDIDMDGDEDPFSSFSHFGFNGLNGFHRGVGRRPRNESLHSSSSNTRRKVQDPPVVHELRVSLEEIFHGCTKRMRITRRRLNPDGRTTRTEDKILNIVIKRGWKEGTKITFPKEGDETPENIPADIVFVLKDKGHPQFKRDGSNIIYTAKVSLKEALCGCTVNIPTLDNKVITLPCNDIIKPGIIKRLRGEGLPLPKSPSQRGDMIVEFQVRFPDRIPPQSKEIIKQHLPQS, from the exons ATGGGGAAGGATTACTACAAGATCCTGGGCATTCAGTCTGGTGCCAATGAGGAGGAGATCAAAAAGGCATACAGGAAGATGGCTCTCAAGTTCCATCCCGATAAAAACAAGGATCCTAATGCAGAAGAAAAATTCAAAGAAATAGCAGAGGCATATGAAGTCCTGAGTGACCCAAAGAAGAAGGCTATTTATGATCAGTATGGAGAGGACG GATTTAAAAGTGGAGGAGCTGGCTCATCCACTGGACCAGGCACTACATATCATTACACCTTCCATGGTGACCCTCACGCCACATTCGCATCTTTCTTTGGTGGCTCTAACCCCTTTGATATTTTCTTTGGCTCTGGACGTCATTGGAACGCCAATAATGGTGGTGCAGACCATGATATGGACATTGATATGGATGGAGATGAGGACCCCTTCAGCTCCTTCAGCCACTTTGGCTTCAATGGTCTCAATGGGTTCCATCGTGGGGTAGGTCGAAGACCTCGTAACGAATCTttgcacagcagcagcagcaacaccaGGAGGAAGGTACAGGATCCTCCTGTGGTACACGAGCTACGGGTATCGCTGGAGGAAATCTTCCATGGATGTACTAAACGCATGCGCATTACTCGCCGCCGCCTCAACCCAGATGGAAGAACGACGCGGACAGAAGACAAGATCCTTAATATCGTCATCAAGCGAGGCTGGAAAGAAGGGACCAAGATTACCTTCCCTAAGGAGGGCGACGAGACACCGGAGAACATTCCAGCTGATATTGTGTTCGTGCTCAAAGACAAGGGACACCCGCAGTTCAAGAGGGATGGCTCTAACATCATATACACAGCCAAAGTCAGTCTTAAGGAG GCGCTGTGTGGTTGCACGGTCAACATTCCTACCCTGGACAACAAGGTCATTACGCTGCCCTGCAACGACATCATTAAACCAGGAATCATTAAGAGACTTCGGGGTGAGGGTTTGCCTTTACCCAAGAGTCCATCCCAGCGCGGGGACATGATAGTGGAATTCCAGGTGCGCTTTCCGGACAGGATACCCCCTCAGTCCAAAGAAATCATCAAACAGCACTTACCCCAGTCTTAA
- the vcp gene encoding transitional endoplasmic reticulum ATPase, producing MASGVESKNDDLSTAILKQKNRPNRLIVDESINEDNSVVSLSQAKMDELQLFRGDTVLLKGKKRRETVCIVLSDDSCSDEKVRMNRVVRNNLRVRLGDVISIQPCPDVKYGKRIHVLPIDDTVEGITGNLFEVYLKPYFLEAYRPIRKGDIFLVRGGMRAVEFKVVETDPSPYCIVAPDTVIHCEGEPIKREDEEESLNEVGYDDIGGVRKQLAQIKEMVELPLRHPALFKAIGVKPPRGILLYGPPGTGKTLIARAVANETGAFFFLINGPEIMSKLAGESESNLRKAFEEAEKNAPAIIFIDELDAIAPKREKTHGEVERRIVSQLLTLMDGLKQRAHVIVMAATNRPNSIDPALRRFGRFDREVDIGIPDATGRLEILQIHTKNMKLADDVDLEQVANETHGHVGADLAALCSEAALQAIRKKMDLIDLEDETIDAEVMNSLAVTMDDFRWALSQSNPSALRETVVEVPNITWEDIGGLDDVKRELQELVQYPVEHPDKFLKFGMTPSKGVLFYGPPGCGKTLLAKAIANECQANFISIKGPELLTMWFGESEANVREIFDKARQAAPCVLFFDELDSIAKARGGSVGDGGGAADRVINQILTEMDGMSSKKNVFIIGATNRPDIIDPAILRPGRLDQLIYIPLPDEKSRMAILKANLRKSPIAKDVDLDFLAKMTNGFSGADLTEICQRACKLAIRESIENEMRRERERQTNPSAMEVEEDDPVPEIRKDHFEEAMRFARRSVSDNDIRKYEMFAQTLQQSRGFGSFRFPSSNQGGSGPSQGSAGGSGGNVFNEDNDDDLYG from the exons ATGGCTTCGGGCGTAGA ATCTAAAAACGATGACCTTTCTACTGCCATTCTAAAACAAAAGAACAGACCCAACAGGTTGATTGTTGATGAGTCCATCAATGAAGATAACAGTGTGGTCTCCCTCTCTCAG GCCAAGATGGACGAGCTTCAGCTTTTCAGGGGGGACACCGTCCTGTTGAAAGGCAAGAAAAGGAGGGAGACGGTTTGCATCGTACTGTCCGATGATAGCTGCTCTGATGAGAAAGTGCGCATGAACAGGGTGGTGCGCAACAACCTCAGGGTTCGTCTCGGAGATGTCATCAG catTCAGCCATGCCCAGATGTGAAGTATGGGAAGCGCATCCATGTTCTGCCCATTGATGACACAGTGGAGGGAATCACTGGCAACTTATTTGAGGTGTACCTGAAGCCTTACTTCCTCGAGGCTTACCGGCCAATCCGTAAAG GTGATATCTTCCTGGTGAGAGGAGGCATGCGTGCTGTTGAGTTTAAAGTGGTGGAGACTGACCCTAGCCCTTACTGTATAGTGGCTCCAGACACTGTCATTCACTGTGAAGGAGAGCCTATTAAGCGTGAG GATGAAGAAGAATCCCTGAATGAAGTAGGCTATGATGACATTGGAGGTGTGAGGAAGCAGCTGGCTCAAATCAAAGAAATGGTGGAGCTACCACTCAGACACCCAGCACTCTTCAAGGCCATTGGTGTGAAA CCTCCCCGTGGTATTCTTCTGTACGGACCCCCTGGAACTGGAAAAACTCTGATCGCTCGTGCTGTCGCAAACGAAACTGGAGCATTCTTCTTCCTGATCAACG GACCTGAAATTATGAGCAAACTGGCTGGTGAGTCTGAGAGCAATCTGCGTAAAGCTTTCGAAGAAGCTGAGAAGAACGCTCCTGCCATCATCTTCATTGATGAATTGGATGCTATTGCACCcaagagagagaag ACTCACGGTGAAGTAGAGAGGCGCATCGTGTCTCAGCTGCTCACCCTGATGGACGGACTGAAGCAGCGGGCTCACGTCATCGTCATGGCTGCTACCAACAGACCCAACAGCATTGATCCAGCTCTCAGGAGATTCG GACGCTTTGACAGAGAGGTCGACATTGGCATTCCTGATGCTACCGGCAGACTGGAAATCCTGCAGATCCACACTAAGAACATGAAGCTGGCTGATGATGTTGACCTGGAGCAG GTTGCCAATGAGACCCATGGTCATGTGGGTGCTGATTTGGCTGCCCTGTGCTCCGAGGCTGCACTGCAGGCCATTCGCAAGAAGATGGACCTCATTGACTTGGAGGACGAGACAATTGACGCAGAGGTCATGAACTCCTTGGCTGTCACCATGGATGACTTCAGG TGGGCCCTGAGCCAGAGCAACCCATCAGCCCTGCGTGAGACTGTGGTTGAGGTGCCCAACATCACCTGGGAGGATATTGGTGGACTGGATGATGTCAAGAGAGAACTGCAGGAACTGGTGCAG tacCCAGTGGAACATCCAGATAAATTCCTGAAGTTTGGAATGACTCCATCCAAGGGTGTGTTGTTCTATGGGCCGCCAGGTTGTGGTAAAACCCTCCTGGCCAAGGCCATTGCCAATGAGTGCCAGGCCAACTTCATTTCCATCAAAGGCCCTGAACTGCTAACCATGTGGTTTGGAGAATCTGAGGCTAATGTTCGTGAAATCTTTGATAAG GCTCGTCAAGCTGCCCCCTGCGTTCTCTTCTTTGATGAGCTGGACTCCATTGCTAAAGCCCGTGGTGGAAGCGTTGGTGATGGCGGTGGAGCAGCTGACCGTGTCATTAACCAGATCCTGACCGAGATGGATGGCATGTCCAGCAAGAAGAACGTCTTCATCATTGGTGCCACCAACAGACCAGATATTATCGATCCTGCCATCCTCAGGCCTGGCCGCTTGGACCAGCTTATCTACATCCCACTGCCCGATGAGAAATCCCGCATGGCCATCCTCAAGGCTAACCTCAGGAAGTCTCCAATCGCCAAG GACGTAGACCTGGACTTCCTGGCCAAGATGACAAACGGCTTCTCTGGAGCTGACTTGACAGAAATTTGCCAGAGAGCCTGTAAACTGGCTATCCGTGAGTCTATCGAGAACGAGATGAGGAGGGAACGCGAGAGGCAGACAAACCCATCTGCCATG gaggtggaggaggacgACCCAGTGCCTGAGATCAGGAAGGACCACTTTGAGGAGGCCATGCGTTTCGCCCGTCGCTCCGTCAGTGACAACGACATTCGCAAATACGAGATGTTTGCACAGACACTGCAGCAGAGCAGAGGCTTCGGCAGCTTCAG ATTCCCTTCCAGTAATCAGGGTGGAAGTGGACCAAGCCAAGGTTCTGCAGGCGGCAGCGGAGGGAACGTCTTCAACGAGGACAACGACGATGACCTTTACGGATAA
- the fancg gene encoding Fanconi anemia group G protein isoform X1, protein MPSNLVDRWAEENNNIVKKWKEYETHQQPLQDIRKQCYTECLKLQQKVQGVPAQTGHLKLEIAVTYNSLLFSLSCGTPNETKDYITNILIRALEAVHKPRQVPDYDLVLLWHAVLKIFSGTVHEPWIHKLLLIQWAVWLSEQRYEEILHLFLEVNHKKQSTQSGDLLSETRSLTFPIEEDVSLLVALATEDLKELLHVCTFISYGVEKMKDEKYMEALEALQEASTQPSPRALLAHVHMLTGFCYAKLEQPQCALQCYRKTLEVDFNCHRALYLSSLIYRQLGNTNAEIEALNLLHSAVMLHAESDPSTVPLISSDMLLGSKQISFICQIPSPLHILHTLGHRCVLSDSRTSEGAEYYLDLLASLQSDSNQIPADDGLSFPRIPVVYLEAAFALLKAKRVWDALAVCEEVITKTVDLIPERLLITPSVTVSRELVPLTLEADALDEKMECVLWSGAAYFLQGQAHLQLKDTKEALTNFTRAINQLVKVSMKQKVKDPGSDEGAVDHTVMFLEALKGKVLAFRAVCFVERGQLKEALRDFQLSLQATPGCRNTEMWLVEMLWRLDRKQEAAAMWTQILNSTQSSAPVDLPLYLQTWQEDPTSFDLSSLQKKMDEFVQNSFVTT, encoded by the exons ATGCCTTCGAATCTGGTTGACAGATGGGCCGAAGAGAATAACAACATCGTCAAAAAGTGGAAG GAATATGAAACTCACCAGCAGCCTCTTCAGGACATCAGGAAACAGTGTTATACGGAGTGTCTGAAACTGCAACAGAAAGTTCAAG GTGTGCCGGCCCAAACAGGACACCTTAAGCTTGAGATCGCCGTTACATACAACAGTTTACTATTTTCCCTGAGTTGTGGCACACCAAATGAGACAAAGGATTACATCACCAATATCCTTATAAGAG CTTTAGAGGCTGTTCATAAGCCTCGTCAGGTCCCCGATTATGATTTGGTTCTATTATGGCATGCAGTGCTGAAGATTTTCAGTGGTACGGTTCATGAGCCGTGGATCCACAAACTTCTGCTGATTCAGTGGGCAGTCTGGCTCTCAGAACAGCGCTACGAGGAAATCCTGCATTTGTTTCTGGAAGTTAATCACAAA AAACAGAGCACACAATCAGGGGATCTTCTTTCAGAAACTCGAAGCCTCACCTTCCCTATCGAAGAAGACGTCTCTCTGCTCGTCGCTTTAGCAACCGAAGACCTCAAGGAGCTTTTGCACGTGTGCACTTTCATTTCTTATG GAGTGGAGAAGATGAAGGATGAGAAATATATGGAGGCTCTTGAGGCTTTGCAGGAAGCCAGCACTCAGCCCTCACCCAGAGCTCTCTTGGCTCACGTTCACATGCTCACAGGCTTTTGCTATGCCAAGCTG gAACAGCCCCAGTGTGCCCTTCAGTGTTACAGAAAGACCTTAGAAGTGGACTTTAATTGCCACAGGGCCCTTTATCTGAGCTCATTAATATACAGACAGCTGGGTAACACAAATGCCGAAATAGAGGCCTTGAATCTCCTGCACTCT GCTGTAATGTTGCATGCTGAGAGCGATCCATCAACAGTGCCGTTGATATCTTCTGATATGCTGCTTGGTAGTAAACAGATCAGCTTCATCTGCCAAATTCCATCTCCTCTACACATATTACATACTCTGGGACACAGATGTGTGCTCAGTGACAG CAGAACTTCAGAAGGCGCTGAATATTATCTCGACCTCTTGGCTTCTTTACAGTCAGACTCGAATCAG ATTCCGGCGGACGATGGCTTGTCATTTCCAAGAATTCCAGTGGTCTACCTTGAAGCAGCATTTGCCCTGTTGAAAGCCAAACGAGTTTGGGATGCCCTTGCCGTTTGTGAGGAGGTCATCACTAAAACTGTCGACCTCATCCCAGAGAGATTGTTGATCACACCGTCCGTGACGGTTTCCAGAGAACTCGTACCTCTGACGCTGGAAGCTGATGCTCTGGACGAAAAGATGGAGTGTGTGCTCTGGTCTGGAGCTGCTTATTTCCTCCAAGGGCAGGCGCATTTACAGCTCAAAGATACTAAAGAGGCATTGACCAATTTTACTAG AGCAATCAATCAATTGGTGAAAGTGTCCATGAAACAGAAAG TGAAAgacccaggaagtgatgaaggagcTGTTgatcacacagtgatgttcctGGAAGCTCTAAAAGGAAAAGTGCTTGCTTttagagctgtgtgttttgtagagaGGGGGCAGTTGAAAGAAGCTTTAAGGGACTTTCAACTCAGTCTTCAGGCCACCCCAG GATGCAGGAACACTGAAATGTGGCTAGTGGAGATGTTGTGGAGGCTGGACCGCAAGCAGGAAGCAGCAGCCATGTGGACGCAAATACTTAATTCCACACAATCGTCAGCACCAGT AGATCTGCCCTTGTATCTGCAAACATGGCAAGAGGATCCTACATCTTTTGACCTGAGCAGCCTGCAAAAGAAAATGGACGAATTTGTACAGAATAGTTTTGTAACAACATAG
- the fancg gene encoding Fanconi anemia group G protein isoform X2, with protein sequence MPSNLVDRWAEENNNIVKKWKEYETHQQPLQDIRKQCYTECLKLQQKVQGVPAQTGHLKLEIAVTYNSLLFSLSCGTPNETKDYITNILIRALEAVHKPRQVPDYDLVLLWHAVLKIFSGTVHEPWIHKLLLIQWAVWLSEQRYEEILHLFLEVNHKKQSTQSGDLLSETRSLTFPIEEDVSLLVALATEDLKELLHVCTFISYGVEKMKDEKYMEALEALQEASTQPSPRALLAHVHMLTGFCYAKLEQPQCALQCYRKTLEVDFNCHRALYLSSLIYRQLGNTNAEIEALNLLHSAVMLHAESDPSTVPLISSDMLLGSKQISFICQIPSPLHILHTLGHRCVLSDRTSEGAEYYLDLLASLQSDSNQIPADDGLSFPRIPVVYLEAAFALLKAKRVWDALAVCEEVITKTVDLIPERLLITPSVTVSRELVPLTLEADALDEKMECVLWSGAAYFLQGQAHLQLKDTKEALTNFTRAINQLVKVSMKQKVKDPGSDEGAVDHTVMFLEALKGKVLAFRAVCFVERGQLKEALRDFQLSLQATPGCRNTEMWLVEMLWRLDRKQEAAAMWTQILNSTQSSAPVDLPLYLQTWQEDPTSFDLSSLQKKMDEFVQNSFVTT encoded by the exons ATGCCTTCGAATCTGGTTGACAGATGGGCCGAAGAGAATAACAACATCGTCAAAAAGTGGAAG GAATATGAAACTCACCAGCAGCCTCTTCAGGACATCAGGAAACAGTGTTATACGGAGTGTCTGAAACTGCAACAGAAAGTTCAAG GTGTGCCGGCCCAAACAGGACACCTTAAGCTTGAGATCGCCGTTACATACAACAGTTTACTATTTTCCCTGAGTTGTGGCACACCAAATGAGACAAAGGATTACATCACCAATATCCTTATAAGAG CTTTAGAGGCTGTTCATAAGCCTCGTCAGGTCCCCGATTATGATTTGGTTCTATTATGGCATGCAGTGCTGAAGATTTTCAGTGGTACGGTTCATGAGCCGTGGATCCACAAACTTCTGCTGATTCAGTGGGCAGTCTGGCTCTCAGAACAGCGCTACGAGGAAATCCTGCATTTGTTTCTGGAAGTTAATCACAAA AAACAGAGCACACAATCAGGGGATCTTCTTTCAGAAACTCGAAGCCTCACCTTCCCTATCGAAGAAGACGTCTCTCTGCTCGTCGCTTTAGCAACCGAAGACCTCAAGGAGCTTTTGCACGTGTGCACTTTCATTTCTTATG GAGTGGAGAAGATGAAGGATGAGAAATATATGGAGGCTCTTGAGGCTTTGCAGGAAGCCAGCACTCAGCCCTCACCCAGAGCTCTCTTGGCTCACGTTCACATGCTCACAGGCTTTTGCTATGCCAAGCTG gAACAGCCCCAGTGTGCCCTTCAGTGTTACAGAAAGACCTTAGAAGTGGACTTTAATTGCCACAGGGCCCTTTATCTGAGCTCATTAATATACAGACAGCTGGGTAACACAAATGCCGAAATAGAGGCCTTGAATCTCCTGCACTCT GCTGTAATGTTGCATGCTGAGAGCGATCCATCAACAGTGCCGTTGATATCTTCTGATATGCTGCTTGGTAGTAAACAGATCAGCTTCATCTGCCAAATTCCATCTCCTCTACACATATTACATACTCTGGGACACAGATGTGTGCTCAGTGACAG AACTTCAGAAGGCGCTGAATATTATCTCGACCTCTTGGCTTCTTTACAGTCAGACTCGAATCAG ATTCCGGCGGACGATGGCTTGTCATTTCCAAGAATTCCAGTGGTCTACCTTGAAGCAGCATTTGCCCTGTTGAAAGCCAAACGAGTTTGGGATGCCCTTGCCGTTTGTGAGGAGGTCATCACTAAAACTGTCGACCTCATCCCAGAGAGATTGTTGATCACACCGTCCGTGACGGTTTCCAGAGAACTCGTACCTCTGACGCTGGAAGCTGATGCTCTGGACGAAAAGATGGAGTGTGTGCTCTGGTCTGGAGCTGCTTATTTCCTCCAAGGGCAGGCGCATTTACAGCTCAAAGATACTAAAGAGGCATTGACCAATTTTACTAG AGCAATCAATCAATTGGTGAAAGTGTCCATGAAACAGAAAG TGAAAgacccaggaagtgatgaaggagcTGTTgatcacacagtgatgttcctGGAAGCTCTAAAAGGAAAAGTGCTTGCTTttagagctgtgtgttttgtagagaGGGGGCAGTTGAAAGAAGCTTTAAGGGACTTTCAACTCAGTCTTCAGGCCACCCCAG GATGCAGGAACACTGAAATGTGGCTAGTGGAGATGTTGTGGAGGCTGGACCGCAAGCAGGAAGCAGCAGCCATGTGGACGCAAATACTTAATTCCACACAATCGTCAGCACCAGT AGATCTGCCCTTGTATCTGCAAACATGGCAAGAGGATCCTACATCTTTTGACCTGAGCAGCCTGCAAAAGAAAATGGACGAATTTGTACAGAATAGTTTTGTAACAACATAG